Below is a genomic region from Nilaparvata lugens isolate BPH chromosome 3, ASM1435652v1, whole genome shotgun sequence.
atcaggtcgagaagagactcgactctagtcgagagcatgtgttttcaaatggtgacaattgcggagactagaatcgactggtcagAGTATCatcatttggaaacacatgctctcgactagagtcgagtctcttttctacctgagtcgcgtaagtgtgagttgaacaTACAAGTGTATGATTACAGAAGAAAGTCCATACTTTATTGTTATACAATAAGTTGTAAGTATTTTGACTAGCATTTTTGTATGTTTTCTGTTTACACCCACCAAACTAGCATTTAGTTTATCTAGATTAGAGAGCATAACTTGATGGCTGCTATTTCAACTTCAACTACCCCTCACTCACCCAGTGCACAGTAGTATATCTTGCCTGTCCAGGTGTACTGCAGGGTGCAGACGAATATCTGTACAGTTATAGCTCTTTGGCAAACCTTAACGTGAATGGCTGGCCTTAGcttgaattttcatgattattaaGAACCAGTACAATTACTGACATTGAACTTGAATTATCGTGGTATAACTCAAGACAGCTGTCAAATTCAGTTGCTGCTGCTCCTTCACCAATATTTGTGTCTTTTTACATAAAGTGTAACAATAATCGATTGTCTTCTCATTGTTTGTGATGTCAATATTGCAGATGGCGAGAGTTAAGCAGGAGAATGATAGCAGCCAAGAACCAGCGCAAGAGTGCAGCACTGCATGCTCTCCAACTGATGATGATTTCAGCcaacaacattatctaatccCTGGCTATAATCTAATATTCATCAAAGAGGAAGAATATGGTGAGATTcgtgttattttttcattcattttcattcatcaatgataataacaCATAACAGGAAATGaatgaactagtagttctgtgaacagtagacctcgcgcagttataaacagCAGCCTCCttttatactgtccatcagagtaaatcctgtctttatgacgtgtcggcgagatatcggtgtgaaaacggctaatggctgttcgggttggtgaatcaaaaatgccaacatcaaaatctaatctcctttcaagacatactggcaacaggacagcccgagttcaaagcagagaaagttcgagagacaatttAATCGCATGCGCTATTGCACGTAATCAagagttcatttaatagtgcataaaaactgcattcaatgaggcatgcaattaatagtctacacagctttttactttccttgccctattaccatagataaggaaagtattgctttccgaaaaaaaattaaggtaccccaatttgtaaatttctatacgtttcgaggtcccctgagtccaaaaaagtggtttttgggtatcggtctgtatgtgtgtgtgtgtgtgtgtatgagtgtaagtgcgtctgtgtacacgatatctcatctccaaattaacggaatgacttgaaatttgtaacttaaggtccttcccctataaggatccgacacgaacagggtttttcgcgattttctcgaaaatggcttgaacgattttgatcaaatttatacctaaaatagtcattgataagctatatcaactgccacaagtcccatatctgtaaaaatttcaggagctccgcaacatctatgcaaagtttgattttagatttccaattattaggtctcagatataattcaaacgaaaaatttcgagtggaaaagattgagcttgGAAATCTCTC
It encodes:
- the LOC120350670 gene encoding uncharacterized protein LOC120350670 — its product is MDKEVKVEKQESAFDDSWIGAARSDTATQQIKIEKQEDEFGECELATSNIKDESSSHNGSPSNRMARVKQENDSSQEPAQECSTACSPTDDDFSQQHYLIPGYNLIFIKEEEYGEIRVIFSFIFIHQ